Proteins co-encoded in one Juglans regia cultivar Chandler chromosome 16, Walnut 2.0, whole genome shotgun sequence genomic window:
- the LOC108989817 gene encoding uncharacterized protein LOC108989817, with amino-acid sequence MEVFNKSKAVKLRSHLDKYLCADDDQKTVRQRRNGSSRRAAWFVEFVEGKSHAIRLRSCHGKYLTAADGGFLLGMTGQRVIQTVPAKGHYWKCEWVPIRDGFQVKLRSWSGKYLRANGGTPPWRNSVTHDDPHTTSTQNWTLWDVQAVEVDSIMEFMSYLSSSSSLTDEVLESKSESPMSVISTTSVLGSEPESPMSTSPLTPFYSKQSEYSNIFRSGMELFHNAQAVRLRSHHDKYLLAEEDEDSVIQDRYGASKAARWTVEFVPDSQHIIRLKSCYNRYLTASNQPFLLGMTGRKVVQSLPRRPDSSVEWEPIREGNQVRLKTRYGNFLRANGGVPPWRNSVTHDIPHRTSTQDWILWDVDIVEIQVQSPSFKSQPPLPLPHSDSLYFDPSSPSSGSIKSGKFSRQESTDSNVSSPPKSEGRTIYYQVADENGDVDDETVEGYSFTFKGNGVDELTHKFEEETGLEGIILCHRNPLNGKLYPLRLQLPPNNTTMNVIVVLSSSKAAEDFAKQGI; translated from the exons ATGGAGGTTTTCAACAAATCCAAGGCCGTGAAGCTCCGAAGCCACCTAGACAAGTACTTGTGCGCCGACGATGACCAAAAGACGGTACGCCAGAGGCGCAACGGCTCGTCGCGCAGAGCCGCATGGTTCGTCGAGTTCGTTGAAGGGAAAAGCCACGCGATACGCTTGAGGAGCTGCCACGGAAAGTACCTCACCGCCGCGGACGGGGGATTTCTTCTGGGCATGACCGGGCAGAGGGTGATTCAGACCGTGCCGGCAAAAGGCCACTACTGGAAGTGCGAGTGGGTGCCGATAAGGGACGGGTTCCAGGTGAAGCTGAGGAGCTGGTCCGGCAAATACCTTCGCGCCAACGGAGGGACTCCGCCGTGGAGGAACTCAGTCACGCACGACGACCCGCACACCACGTCCACGCAGAACTGGACCCTCTGGGATGTGCAGGCGGTGGAGGTAGACTCGATTATGGAGTTCATGTCGTATCTGTCGAGCTCATCTTCTCTGACTGATGAAGTTTTGGAGTCGAAATCGGAGTCCCCCATGTCGGTTATCTCCACTACCTCAGTTTTGGGCTCGGAACCGGAGTCCCCCATGTCTACCTCCCCATTAACGCCGTTTTATTCAAAACAG AGTGAGTATTCCAACATATTCCGGTCTGGAATGGAGCTCTTCCACAACGCCCAGGCGGTGCGCCTTCGTAGCCACCACGACAAGTACCTCCTGGCCGAGGAGGACGAGGACTCCGTGATCCAAGATCGATATGGAGCGTCCAAGGCCGCCCGCTGGACTGTCGAGTTCGTGCCGGATTCACAGCACATCATCCGCCTTAAGAGCTGCTACAACAGGTACCTCACCGCCTCCAACCAGCCCTTCTTGCTTGGAATGACTGGTCGCAAGGTGGTCCAGTCTCTGCCCCGGAGGCCCGACTCCTCCGTCGAGTGGGAGCCCATCAGAGAAGGGAACCAGGTCAGGCTCAAGACCCGGTACGGAAACTTCTTGAGGGCCAATGGGGGCGTGCCACCTTGGCGGAACTCCGTGACCCATGATATTCCTCACAGGACGTCCACCCAAGATTGGATACTTTGGGATGTTGATATCGTCGAGATTCAGGTTCAGTCTCCGTCTTTTAAATCTCAGCCTCCGCTGCCACTTCCACATTCCGACTCTCTGTATTTCGATCCGAGCTCACCGTCTTCGGGTTCCATCAAATCCGGGAAATTTTCGAGACAAGAG TCTACAGATTCTAATGTGAGTTCGCCACCCAAGTCGGAAGGGAGGACTATATATTACCAAGTGGCTGATGAGAATGGTGATGTGGACGACGAAACAGTGGAAGGATATTCTTTTACTTTTAAGGGGAATGGCGTTGATGAATTGACTCATAAATTCGAGGAAGAGACGGGATTAGAGGGTATCATCCTGTGTCATCGCAATCCCTTGAATGGAAAACTTTATCCTCTTCGCTTGCAGCTTCCTCCAAACAACACGACTATGAATGTCATAGTCGTTCTGTCTTCATCAAAAG CGGCAGAGGACTTTGCAAAACAAGGTATATAA
- the LOC108989838 gene encoding dnaJ homolog subfamily B member 1-like translates to MGVDYYNILKVSRNASEEDLKKAYKRLAMKWHPDKNPANKKESEAKFKQISEAYDVLSEPQKRQIYDLYGEEGLQAAEFSGLNSAGGPFAAGNPGFQYNPRDAGDIFAEFFGGSVVGGNGGSRFSNVQEVGRNQVKKKANPKAAAVESKLLCSLEELYKGCRRKMRISRSVPDEFGRPKTVEEILKIDIKPGWKKGTKITFPEKGNQEPGVTPADLIFVVDEKPHAIFLRDGNDLVVNQEISLLEALGGVTLNLTTLDQRNLAIMITDIVKPGHEIVMPNEGMPISKEPSKKGNLVIKFDIVFPSRLTAEQKSDLRRALG, encoded by the exons ATGGGGGTGGACTACTACAATATACTGAAGGTGAGCCGGAATGCGAGCGAGGAGGACCTGAAGAAGGCGTACAAGAGGTTGGCGATGAAGTGGCACCCGGATAAGAACCCGGCCAACAAGAAGGAGTCCGAGGCCAAGTTTAAGCAGATATCCGAGGCCTACGACGTCCTCAGCGAACCTCAGAAGCGACAGATCTACGACCTCTACGGCGAGGAAGGCCTCCAAGCGGCCGAATTTTCTGGGCTTAATTCCGCTGGCGGGCCATTCGCCGCAGGTAACCCTGGGTTCCAGTACAACCCCCGAGATGCTGGGGACATTTTCGCAGAGTTTTTCGGCGGATCTGTTGTCGGCGGTAACGGCGGGAGTAGGTTCAGTAATGTCCAGGAAGTCGGGAGGAACCAGGTGAAGAAGAAGGCGAATCCGAAGGCGGCGGCTGTCGAGAGCAAATTGTTGTGTAGCTTGGAGGAGCTTTACAAGGGTTGTCGTAGGAAGATGAGGATCTCGCGCTCTGTTCCCGATGAGTTTGG TAGGCCAAAGACCGtagaagaaattttaaaaatagatatcaAGCCTGGTTGGAAGAAGGGTACGAAAATTACTTTTCCAGAGAAAGGCAATCAAGAACCCGGTGTTACCCCGGCTGATCTAATCTTTGTGGTGGATGAGAAACCTCATGCTATTTTCCTGAGAGATGGAAACGATCTGGTTGTTAATCAGGAAATATCACTATTGGAGGCACTGGGTGGGGTAACTCTTAATTTGACAACCTTGGATCAAAGGAATCTTGCAATCATGATAACTGATATTGTAAAACCTGGCCATGAGATAGTGATGCCAAATGAAGGAATGCCCATCTCAAAGGAACCCAGCAAGAAAGGAAACCTCGTAATTAAGTTTGACATCGTGTTCCCTTCGAGGCTCACAGCAGAACAGAAATCTGACTTGAGAAGGGCTCTGGGTTGA
- the LOC108989826 gene encoding uncharacterized protein LOC108989826 has protein sequence MGASESSDALDGPVLSLLNKRLRALRKKLNRIHQMEDTIAQGKPINKEQEEVLRSKPAVSALIDELEKLRQPLSQALSEELSIAAQRQQLSSHSAPASSVDRENSADEDDDHGSKNSEPDLGVVEDLLKLLYFGSLFDVKSQSDFTATILTRTHERGCCLTYDYVTDDATDLLGEKDLDSLSSLGGFLISRPVDSGLSHKNALQRCIEHAKLWLANSDQPIESNANITYAGLRERLNKIMASDYFTTTPEMKDPVEVAAGNYASFQLPITAPTQVDCSVAEFQHTDQDIANFQEHETGDDEYSSVDELQKDEEVTENAAEVVSVQQEQIKSLSELEHNEIDPQSKGQQYIPRRTYQNQYLRGGRGGSGGGRQGYSNGRGGRGNGRGSGPYQNGRNQYYEQPGNYYPRNFYNNRGRGGRGGGPSYDNHGSAVQSGHDPADIGVRS, from the exons ATGGGAGCAAGCGAGTCCTCTGACGCCCTGGATGGCCCCGTCCTCAGCCTTCTCAACAAGCGCCTCCGAGCCCTGCGCAAGAAACTCAACCGCATCCACCAGATGGAGGACACCATCGCCCAAGGCAAGCCCATCAATAAGGAACAAGAGGAAGTCCTCCGCTCCAAGCCCGCCGTCTCCGCCCTCATCGATGAGCTCGAGAAGCTCCGTCAGCCACTCTCCCAAGCCCTCTCCGAGGAGCTCAGCATCGCCGCCCAGCGCCAGCAGCTCTCCTCCCATTCCGCCCCCGCTTCCTCCGTCGATCGTGAAAACTCCGCCGACGAAGACGACGACCACGGGAGCAAAAACTCCGAGCCTGACCTTGGTGTCGTGGAGGATCTCCTCAAACTGCTCTACTTCGGGTCCCTGTTCGACGTGAAGTCTCAGAGTGATTTCACGGCGACGATTCTCACGAGGACGCACGAGCGAGGGTGTTGCTTGACCTACGATTACGTCACCGACGACGCAACTGATCTGCTCGGCGAGAAGGACTTGGATTCCTTATCGTCGCTCGGTGGATTTTTGATTTCGCGCCCGGTCGATTCGGGCTTGTCGCACAAGAATGCCTTGCAGCGCTGCATCGAGCACGCCAAGCTCTGGCTTGCCAACTCCGACCAGCCCATCGAGTCTAATGCCAACATTactt ATGCTGGTTTGCGAGAGAGACTGAATAAGATTATGGCTTCGGACTATTTCACCACCACGCCAGAGATGAAAGATCCGGTGGAAGTTGCTGCTGGAAATTATGCTTCTTTCCAGTTACCGATCACAGCGCCCACCCAAGTGGATTGTTCGGTTGCAGAGTTTCAGCATACG GACCAAGACATAGCAAATTTTCAAGAACATGAAACCGGGGATGATGAGTATAGTTCTGTGGATGAGCTACAAAAG GATGAAGAAGTGACAGAAAATGCTGCAGAGGTAGTCTCAGTTCAACAAGAACAAATCAAATCACTCTCAGAACTGGAGCATAATGAGATAGATCCACAGTCAAAGGGGCAGCAATACATTCCCAGAAGAACATATCAGAACCAGTACCTAAGAGGTGGCCGTGGTGGTAGTGGGGGTGGCCGCCAGGGTTATTCCAATGGCCGTGGAGGTCGAGGCAATGGCAGGGGAAGTGGGCCCTATCAGAATGGTCGCAACCAATATTATGAGCAGCCTGGAAATTATTATCCTAGGAATTTTTATAACAATAGGGGAAGGGGTGGAAGGGGTGGTGGGCCGTCCTATGACAACCATGGTTCAGCAGTTCAAAGTGGTCATGACCCAGCTGATATTGGGGTGCGTTCTTGA